One region of Streptomyces davaonensis JCM 4913 genomic DNA includes:
- a CDS encoding (2Fe-2S)-binding protein produces MTHIKVKVDGTTYEDEVEPRLLLIHYLRDRLGLTGTPVGCDTSNCGACTVDLDGESVKSCSVLAVQTDGGEVTTVQGLAQDGEWTGLQRAFHERHALQCGYCTPGMLMAARDLLRENPHPSADEVRQGLEGNLCRCTGYQNIVRAVLAASEQEVTT; encoded by the coding sequence ATGACCCACATCAAGGTGAAGGTGGACGGCACGACGTACGAGGACGAAGTTGAGCCCCGTCTCCTTCTGATCCACTACCTGCGCGACCGCCTCGGCCTGACCGGCACCCCGGTCGGCTGCGACACCTCCAACTGCGGGGCCTGCACGGTCGACCTCGACGGCGAGAGCGTCAAGAGCTGCTCGGTGCTGGCCGTCCAGACGGACGGCGGCGAGGTCACCACGGTGCAGGGGCTCGCCCAGGACGGGGAGTGGACCGGCCTCCAGCGCGCCTTCCACGAGCGGCACGCCCTCCAGTGCGGCTACTGCACCCCGGGCATGCTCATGGCGGCTCGGGACCTGCTGCGGGAGAACCCGCATCCCAGCGCCGACGAGGTACGCCAGGGCCTTGAGGGCAACCTCTGCCGCTGCACCGGCTACCAGAACATCGTGCGCGCCGTCCTGGCCGCCTCCGAGCAGGAGGTCACGACATGA
- a CDS encoding xanthine dehydrogenase family protein molybdopterin-binding subunit produces MTETVEREVGRARPRKEDAHLITGQTTWTDNITVSGLLHFALLRSPMAHARLTRVDVSPALERPGVVAAFSGADLADGLASMPCVWPVTEDIVMPDHPPIAVDEVRHAGDPIAVVVARDRYAAADALEAIEVDYDPLPPVLDLEAALAEGAPLVHSDKGTNHCYTWPLKTGEDFDAVRQRAEVTLKRRYHQQRLIPNAMEPRAVVVTPVAASGEYTLYSSTQVPHILRVLMAMVTGIPEQKLRVIAPDVGGGFGSKLQVYGEEAIALAVARRLGRPVKWTESRSEGYLATHHGRGMIQDIEIAAMRDGTLLGLKVDLLVDMGAYLMLITPGTPLLGAFMYPGIYKMDAYDFTCTGVFTTRTPTDAYRGAGRPEATFAIERTMDELAAELGLDPVELRRRNWIRHEEFPYTAIAGLTYDSGNYEAATAKALELFDYDKLRAEQADRNERADTVRLGIGVSTYTEMCGLAPSRILKDLRYAAGGWEAATVRVLPTGKVEVVTGTSPHGQGHVTCWSQIAADVLGVPFDDVEVVHGDTLAAPQGMDTYGSRSLVVGGLAVHHAATKVVDKARKVAAHLLEASEQDLDFAGGVFSVKGSPEARKSIQEVAFETFSSHDLPDGMEPTINAEHLLDPDTFSYPHGTHLCAVEVDTETGATRIRSYVCVDDVGKVINPVIVEGQVHGGLAQGIAQALYEEAVYDEEGNLVSGTMADYLVPSAADLPDFVTDRTETPATSNALGVKGVGEAGTIASTPAVVNAVVDALRPLGVKDVRMPCTPERVWKAIEEARS; encoded by the coding sequence ATGACCGAGACGGTCGAGCGCGAGGTCGGCCGGGCCCGGCCCCGCAAGGAGGACGCCCACCTGATCACCGGGCAGACCACCTGGACCGACAACATCACGGTCAGCGGTCTGCTCCACTTCGCCCTGCTGCGCAGCCCCATGGCGCACGCCCGCCTCACCCGGGTCGACGTCTCCCCCGCCCTCGAACGCCCCGGTGTCGTCGCGGCGTTCAGCGGCGCCGACCTCGCCGACGGGCTCGCCTCGATGCCCTGCGTGTGGCCGGTCACCGAGGACATCGTGATGCCCGACCACCCGCCGATCGCCGTGGACGAGGTGCGCCACGCGGGCGATCCGATCGCCGTCGTCGTGGCCCGTGACCGGTACGCGGCCGCCGACGCCCTGGAGGCCATCGAGGTCGACTACGACCCCCTGCCCCCGGTCCTCGACCTGGAGGCCGCCCTCGCCGAGGGCGCCCCGCTGGTCCACTCCGACAAGGGCACCAACCACTGCTACACCTGGCCCCTGAAGACCGGCGAGGACTTCGACGCCGTACGGCAGCGCGCCGAGGTGACCCTCAAGCGCCGCTACCACCAGCAGCGGCTCATCCCCAACGCCATGGAGCCGAGGGCGGTCGTGGTGACCCCGGTCGCCGCGTCCGGCGAGTACACGCTGTACTCCTCCACGCAGGTCCCGCACATCCTGCGCGTCCTGATGGCCATGGTCACCGGCATCCCCGAGCAGAAGCTCCGAGTGATCGCCCCGGACGTGGGCGGCGGCTTCGGCTCCAAGCTCCAGGTGTACGGCGAGGAGGCCATCGCCCTCGCGGTCGCCCGGCGCCTGGGCCGCCCGGTGAAGTGGACGGAGTCCCGCTCCGAGGGCTACCTCGCCACCCACCACGGGCGCGGCATGATCCAGGACATCGAGATCGCCGCGATGCGTGACGGCACGCTCCTCGGCCTGAAGGTCGACCTGCTCGTCGACATGGGCGCCTACCTGATGCTGATCACCCCGGGCACCCCGCTCCTCGGCGCCTTCATGTACCCGGGCATCTACAAGATGGACGCCTATGATTTCACCTGCACGGGCGTCTTCACCACCCGCACCCCGACCGACGCCTACCGCGGCGCCGGACGCCCCGAGGCGACCTTCGCCATCGAGCGGACCATGGACGAACTGGCGGCCGAACTCGGCCTGGACCCGGTGGAGTTGCGGCGCCGCAACTGGATCCGGCACGAGGAGTTCCCGTACACCGCCATCGCCGGGCTGACCTACGACAGCGGCAACTACGAGGCGGCCACCGCGAAGGCGCTGGAGCTGTTCGACTACGACAAGCTCCGCGCCGAGCAGGCCGACCGCAACGAACGCGCCGACACCGTACGGCTCGGCATCGGGGTGTCGACCTACACCGAGATGTGCGGTCTGGCGCCCAGCCGGATCCTGAAGGATCTGCGCTACGCGGCCGGTGGCTGGGAGGCGGCCACGGTCCGGGTGCTGCCCACCGGCAAGGTCGAGGTGGTCACCGGCACCAGCCCGCACGGCCAGGGCCATGTGACCTGCTGGAGCCAGATCGCCGCCGATGTGCTGGGCGTGCCCTTCGACGACGTCGAGGTGGTGCACGGCGACACCCTGGCGGCCCCGCAGGGCATGGACACCTACGGCTCCCGGTCGCTGGTCGTCGGCGGCCTCGCTGTCCATCACGCGGCGACGAAGGTGGTGGACAAGGCCCGCAAGGTCGCCGCCCATCTGCTGGAGGCGAGCGAGCAGGACCTGGACTTCGCGGGCGGGGTGTTCTCCGTGAAGGGCTCCCCGGAGGCCCGCAAGAGCATCCAGGAGGTCGCCTTCGAGACCTTCTCCTCGCACGACCTGCCCGACGGCATGGAACCCACCATCAACGCCGAGCACCTGCTCGACCCGGACACCTTCTCCTACCCGCACGGCACGCACTTGTGCGCGGTCGAGGTCGACACCGAGACCGGAGCGACCCGGATCAGGTCGTACGTCTGCGTCGACGACGTCGGCAAGGTGATCAACCCGGTGATCGTCGAGGGCCAGGTGCACGGCGGACTCGCCCAGGGCATCGCGCAGGCCCTGTACGAGGAGGCCGTCTACGACGAGGAGGGCAACCTGGTCTCCGGCACCATGGCCGACTATCTCGTCCCGTCGGCCGCGGACCTGCCCGACTTCGTCACCGACCGGACCGAGACCCCCGCCACCTCCAACGCCCTCGGCGTGAAGGGTGTCGGCGAGGCGGGCACCATCGCCTCGACCCCGGCCGTGGTGAACGCGGTCGTCGACGCGCTACGGCCGCTGGGCGTCAAGGACGTTCGCATGCCCTGCACCCCCGAGCGGGTCTGGAAGGCCATCGAGGAGGCCCGGTCATGA
- a CDS encoding FAD binding domain-containing protein encodes MIPPAFEYARPTSVAEAVRALADGGEDAKVLAGGQSLLPLLRMRLAFPELVVDVGRVPGLSGVREDGDALVIGAMTTHHDVIRDPLVRRHAGLLAAATATVADPAVRHRGTLGGSLAHADPAGDLPAVVLAMDGELVAEGPRGRRAIPAREFFVDYLQSTLAADELLTEVRVPKADGWGFHYEKFHRVAQAWAIVGVAALVRRDDGRIAEARIGLTNMGSTPLRAHSSEEALAGAADAEAVARAAQEAADGTRPAQDTSASPEYRAHLARVLTRRAVLTAAGMG; translated from the coding sequence ATGATTCCTCCGGCATTCGAATACGCCCGCCCCACGAGCGTCGCCGAGGCGGTGCGCGCGCTCGCCGACGGCGGCGAGGACGCCAAGGTACTGGCCGGCGGGCAGAGCCTGCTGCCGCTGCTCAGGATGCGGCTGGCCTTTCCCGAACTGGTCGTGGACGTCGGCCGGGTGCCCGGTCTGAGCGGGGTGCGCGAGGACGGCGACGCCCTGGTGATCGGCGCCATGACCACCCATCACGACGTCATCCGGGACCCGCTGGTGCGCCGGCACGCCGGTCTGCTGGCCGCCGCCACGGCGACCGTCGCGGATCCCGCCGTACGGCACCGGGGCACCCTCGGCGGCTCGCTCGCGCACGCCGACCCGGCCGGGGACCTGCCCGCGGTGGTGCTGGCGATGGACGGCGAGCTGGTGGCCGAGGGGCCGCGCGGGCGGCGCGCCATCCCGGCGCGGGAGTTCTTCGTCGACTACCTCCAGTCCACGCTCGCCGCCGACGAGTTGCTCACCGAGGTGCGGGTGCCGAAGGCGGACGGCTGGGGCTTCCACTACGAGAAGTTCCACCGGGTCGCCCAGGCCTGGGCGATCGTCGGCGTGGCCGCGCTCGTGCGACGGGACGACGGGCGCATCGCCGAGGCGCGGATCGGGCTGACGAACATGGGCAGCACTCCCCTGCGCGCCCACTCGTCCGAGGAGGCCCTGGCGGGCGCCGCCGACGCCGAGGCGGTGGCGCGGGCGGCGCAGGAGGCCGCCGACGGCACCCGGCCCGCCCAGGACACCTCCGCCTCGCCCGAGTACCGGGCCCATCTGGCCCGGGTGCTCACCCGGCGGGCGGTGCTGACCGCGGCCGGAATGGGGTGA
- a CDS encoding AAA family ATPase — MTGIDGGLTGSDGPEQVRARLEATGYLVDDGLAIACFLALRLHRPLFCEGDAGVGKTALASAFAEALDAPLIRLQCHEGIDASQALYDWDFPRQLLHLRAAEAAGVTDAERLEGELYDRRFLVARPLLQALQTQPSVLLVDEIDRADDEFEAFLLELLSEFSVTIPELGTLTAEVPPVVVLTSNRTREVHDALKRRCLYHWFGHPDFARELAIVRRRLPGVSARLAEQVTALTQALRGHDLLKPPGVAETIDWAEALDALGASEVDAGLAMTTLGSVLKYREDAERARELDFAAVLAARGA; from the coding sequence ATCACCGGCATCGACGGTGGGCTCACCGGCAGTGACGGCCCGGAACAGGTGCGGGCCCGTCTGGAGGCGACGGGGTACCTCGTCGACGACGGGCTCGCCATCGCCTGCTTCCTGGCGCTGAGGCTGCACCGGCCGCTGTTCTGCGAGGGCGACGCGGGCGTCGGCAAGACCGCGCTCGCGTCCGCCTTCGCCGAGGCCCTCGACGCGCCGCTGATCCGGCTCCAGTGCCATGAGGGCATCGACGCCTCGCAGGCCCTGTACGACTGGGACTTCCCGCGCCAGCTGCTGCACCTGCGGGCCGCCGAGGCGGCCGGGGTCACCGACGCGGAGCGTCTGGAGGGCGAGCTGTACGACCGGCGTTTCCTGGTCGCGCGGCCGCTGCTCCAGGCGCTCCAGACGCAGCCGTCGGTGCTGCTGGTCGACGAGATCGACCGGGCCGACGACGAGTTCGAGGCGTTCCTGCTGGAACTGCTCTCGGAGTTCTCGGTGACCATCCCGGAGCTGGGCACCCTCACCGCCGAGGTGCCGCCGGTGGTGGTGCTGACCTCCAACCGCACCCGTGAGGTGCACGACGCGCTCAAGCGGCGCTGCCTCTACCACTGGTTCGGCCATCCGGACTTCGCCCGTGAACTGGCCATCGTACGGCGGCGGTTGCCCGGTGTGTCGGCGCGCCTCGCGGAGCAGGTGACCGCGCTGACGCAGGCCCTGCGCGGGCACGACCTACTGAAACCGCCGGGTGTCGCCGAGACGATCGACTGGGCCGAGGCCCTGGACGCGCTCGGTGCGAGCGAGGTGGACGCCGGTCTGGCCATGACCACGCTGGGGTCGGTACTGAAGTACCGGGAGGACGCGGAGCGGGCGCGGGAGCTGGACTTCGCGGCGGTGCTCGCGGCGCGAGGGGCGTGA
- a CDS encoding vWA domain-containing protein gives MNGLLPADAALLGFARALRAAGADASTERVHAFLSAVDVLRPGVRADVYWAGRLTLCGERDDLERYDRVFEAFFSGTGAQTRRPVAVPRAARLRLVARDAEGTARTGNTPDAPPVAALASSSEVLRHRDFAELTGAERAEVRRLLAALALRGATRRSARRRPARRGDLDPHRTVRELLRHGGEPARPRRHARTERPRRVVLLVDVSGSMAPYADALLRFAHAAVRGARTEVFTIGTRLTRVTRELSHRDPDLALAAVASAVPDWRGGTRLGELLKAFLDRWGQRGMARGAIVVVLSDGWERGDPELLAAGMRRLHRLAHRVIWANPLKARPGYAPLAAGMAAALPSVDTFVEGHSLAALEHLATVVRGVEDA, from the coding sequence ATGAACGGCCTGCTCCCCGCCGACGCGGCCCTCCTCGGCTTCGCCCGCGCCCTGCGCGCCGCGGGAGCCGACGCGAGCACCGAGCGCGTGCACGCCTTCCTCTCCGCGGTGGACGTCCTGCGGCCGGGTGTGCGGGCGGACGTGTACTGGGCGGGACGGCTGACGCTGTGCGGGGAACGGGACGATCTGGAGCGCTACGACCGGGTGTTCGAGGCATTCTTCAGCGGCACCGGTGCGCAGACACGGCGCCCGGTGGCCGTCCCCCGAGCGGCCCGGCTGCGCCTCGTCGCCCGGGACGCCGAAGGGACGGCCCGTACCGGGAACACGCCGGACGCGCCCCCCGTCGCCGCCCTCGCCAGCTCCTCCGAGGTGCTGCGCCACCGCGACTTCGCCGAGCTGACCGGCGCCGAGCGGGCGGAGGTACGGCGACTGCTGGCCGCGCTGGCCCTGCGGGGTGCGACCCGGCGCTCCGCACGGCGACGGCCGGCCCGGCGCGGGGACCTGGACCCGCACCGCACGGTCCGCGAGCTGCTGCGGCACGGCGGGGAGCCCGCCCGGCCGCGCAGACACGCGCGCACCGAACGACCGCGCCGAGTGGTCCTGCTGGTGGACGTCAGCGGCTCGATGGCGCCGTACGCGGACGCGCTGCTCCGCTTCGCGCACGCCGCCGTACGCGGGGCCCGCACCGAGGTGTTCACGATCGGCACACGGCTGACCCGGGTCACCCGCGAGTTGTCGCACCGGGACCCGGATCTCGCGCTCGCCGCGGTCGCCTCCGCGGTGCCGGACTGGCGCGGCGGCACCCGGTTGGGCGAGCTGCTCAAGGCGTTCCTGGACCGCTGGGGGCAGCGGGGCATGGCGCGCGGTGCGATCGTGGTGGTGCTGTCCGACGGCTGGGAGCGCGGCGACCCGGAGCTGCTCGCCGCCGGGATGCGCCGCCTGCACCGGCTGGCACACCGGGTGATCTGGGCCAACCCCCTCAAGGCGCGTCCCGGGTACGCCCCGCTGGCGGCCGGAATGGCGGCGGCGCTGCCCAGCGTGGACACGTTCGTCGAGGGCCACAGCCTCGCGGCCCTGGAACACCTGGCGACGGTGGTGAGAGGGGTCGAGGATGCGTGA
- a CDS encoding XdhC family protein has protein sequence MREVLPVLNRWYTAGAPFGLATVVATSRSAPRDPGAAMAVGPEDEVVGSVSGGCVEGAVFELAQEVVASGEARLETFGYSDEDAFAVGLTCGGEITLLVRPVTEAFDPSFGAVAESVAAGEPVTVASVTDGPAPRGATLAVWPDRVLGTLGTEGLDAAVTADARGELALGVTQLRHYGPHGERREDAVAVFLHSFAPPPRMLVFGAIDYAAAVARIGDFLGYRVTVCDARPVFATPKRFPDGVEVVVDWPHRYLNGTDTDGRTVICVLTHDPKFDVPLLEEALRRPAAYIGAMGSRRTHDDRMRRLAAAGLTGAELSRLRSPVGLDLGARTPEEVAVSVAAEIVALRWGGTGTPLTVTEGAIHPSP, from the coding sequence ATGCGTGAGGTTCTCCCGGTGCTCAACCGCTGGTACACGGCTGGAGCCCCCTTCGGCCTGGCCACCGTCGTGGCGACCAGCCGCAGCGCGCCGCGCGATCCGGGGGCGGCGATGGCTGTGGGGCCGGAGGACGAGGTCGTGGGGAGTGTGTCGGGCGGGTGTGTCGAGGGGGCCGTGTTCGAGCTGGCGCAGGAAGTCGTCGCGAGCGGCGAGGCTCGGCTGGAGACCTTCGGGTACAGCGACGAGGACGCCTTCGCGGTGGGGCTCACCTGTGGCGGCGAGATCACCCTGCTCGTACGTCCGGTGACGGAGGCCTTCGACCCGTCGTTCGGTGCCGTGGCGGAGTCCGTCGCCGCCGGTGAGCCCGTCACCGTGGCGTCGGTGACCGACGGGCCCGCGCCGCGCGGGGCCACGCTCGCGGTCTGGCCCGACCGGGTCCTCGGAACCCTGGGCACCGAGGGCCTCGACGCGGCGGTCACCGCCGACGCGCGTGGGGAACTCGCCCTCGGGGTCACGCAGTTGCGCCACTACGGGCCGCACGGCGAGCGCCGGGAGGACGCGGTCGCCGTCTTCCTGCACTCCTTCGCCCCGCCACCGCGGATGCTGGTCTTCGGCGCGATCGACTACGCCGCCGCCGTCGCCCGGATCGGGGACTTCCTCGGCTACCGGGTCACCGTGTGCGACGCCCGCCCCGTCTTTGCCACGCCCAAGCGCTTCCCGGACGGCGTGGAGGTCGTCGTGGACTGGCCGCACCGCTATCTGAACGGCACCGACACCGACGGGCGCACGGTGATCTGCGTGCTCACCCACGACCCGAAGTTCGACGTGCCCCTGCTGGAGGAGGCGCTGCGCAGACCCGCCGCGTACATCGGGGCGATGGGCAGCCGCCGTACCCACGACGACCGGATGCGGCGCCTGGCCGCTGCCGGGCTGACCGGGGCCGAACTGTCCCGCCTGCGCTCGCCGGTGGGCCTGGACCTGGGCGCCCGTACACCCGAGGAGGTCGCCGTGTCGGTGGCCGCCGAGATCGTCGCCCTGCGCTGGGGCGGCACCGGCACCCCACTGACCGTGACGGAGGGGGCGATCCACCCCTCGCCCTGA